Proteins encoded in a region of the Sphingopyxis sp. OAS728 genome:
- a CDS encoding SDR family NAD(P)-dependent oxidoreductase has product MYLDRLRLDGRTAFVTGGAQGIGLATAEALAEAGAKVTIADRDAAALDRAVADLATKGYAVFAAALDVTDSAAVDAAADAMLARDGRIDILVNNAGIARSETAAEDVADEHWLNVLDVNLNGSFWCARAFGRHMLAAGQGSIVNVGSMSGFIVNRPQPQSYYNASKAAVHQLTKSLAAEWAGRGVRVNAVAPTYIATPLNAFADKQGEMYRRWIDGTPQGRLGEPEEVASVILFLASDMASLMTGSIVLADGGYSCW; this is encoded by the coding sequence TTGTCACGGGCGGCGCGCAGGGCATTGGCCTTGCGACCGCCGAAGCGCTCGCCGAAGCGGGGGCGAAGGTGACGATTGCCGACCGCGACGCCGCCGCGCTCGACCGCGCGGTCGCCGATCTCGCCACCAAGGGCTACGCGGTCTTCGCCGCGGCGCTCGACGTCACCGACAGCGCGGCGGTCGATGCCGCCGCCGATGCGATGCTGGCGCGCGACGGCCGGATCGACATCCTCGTCAACAACGCCGGGATCGCGCGTAGCGAGACGGCGGCCGAGGATGTCGCCGACGAACATTGGCTGAATGTCCTCGATGTGAACCTCAACGGCAGCTTCTGGTGCGCGCGCGCGTTCGGGCGGCACATGCTCGCGGCGGGGCAGGGGAGCATCGTCAACGTCGGGTCGATGTCGGGCTTCATCGTCAACCGCCCGCAGCCGCAAAGTTACTACAATGCGTCGAAAGCAGCCGTGCACCAGCTCACCAAAAGCCTTGCCGCCGAATGGGCGGGGCGCGGCGTGCGCGTCAATGCGGTCGCGCCGACCTATATCGCGACGCCGCTCAACGCCTTCGCCGACAAGCAGGGCGAGATGTATCGCCGCTGGATCGACGGCACGCCGCAAGGCCGGCTGGGCGAGCCCGAGGAAGTGGCGTCGGTAATCCTGTTCCTTGCATCGGACATGGCAAGCCTGATGACTGGCAGCATCGTGCTAGCCGACGGCGGATATAGCTGCTGGTAG